From Malaciobacter mytili LMG 24559:
TTTTATCTAAACTTTTTACTATTTGTGCGTAGTTTGTACCAAGTGTAACACCTACTTTTTTACCTTTTAAATCTTCAAAAGATTTAATTTCATTATTGTCTTTATGTACAATAATTTGTGCTCCATCATAAACATATGGTGTTGCAAAATAGTACTTTTCTAATCTTTGAGGTGTTGTTGTAATTTGATTTGAAATAGTATCAATTTTTCCTGTTTCTAACATTCCAAATAAACCTGAAAATTTTGCAGTTTTAAATTCAATAGTAGCACCTAATTTTTCACCAATTGCATTCCAAACATCAATTTCAAAACCTTTTAATTGGTCATTTTCATAAAATGTAAAAGGGAAGTATCCACCTGAAGTTCCTACTTTGATAACTTTTTTTTCATTTGTTTGTGTAGAATTGTTTTCTCCACATCCAACAAATAAAAAAGTAAGGATAGTTAAAAAAGTTAAAATTATCTTATTCATAATATTCCTTTATAATATTTTTTATAATTTTACATGTTTTTTGTTAATTGACACTTACTTTTTAATTAAATTTTTAAAAATTAGAAAATTGTAATATTCTTAAATAGAATTTTAAAACCAATAACTATTAAAATTACCCCACCAAAAATCTCTGCTTTTTTTTCATATTTAGCATTTCCTTTTGAGCCAATAAAAACTCCTAAGAAGCTAAAAATAAAAGTTATAATTCCAATAAGTAAAAGAGAAATATAGATATTTAAACTAAATAAATGTAAAGTAAAACCTGTTGCTAAGGCATCTATACTTGTAGCTATTGCTAAAGTAAATAAAACTTTATTTGAAATAACTTTTATTTGTTTTTCAATATTTTCATAAAAAGCTTCATATATCATTTTACTTCCAATTATTTGTAAAATAAAAAAAGCTATCCAATAATCAAAATCCTTAATTATATCTTTTAATCCAACTCCTCCTATATATCCTATAAAAGGCATTAGTGCTTGGAAAAAGCCAAAATAAACTCCTGCTTTAAAAGCAAGAGTCTTAAGATTTTTACTATTTTTTATTCCTAAACCAATAGATACAGCAAAGGCATCCATACTAAGTGCAACTGCTAAAATAAAAACTTCTAACATACTAAAACTTCTTTTTTTCTATAAGAAAATGAAACAAAGGTTAATACTAAAAAGATAATTGAACAAAAAATAAAAGGATAAGTAGGGTTTACCTCATAAAGTATAGTGCTAAAAAGTGGACCAATTATAATACCTAAACCTTGTGAAGCTGATACTGTACCTGCTGCAACTCCTTGCTCATGTGCTTCTACATTGTTTGCAGTTATTGCCATAAATGCAGGCATTATCATACCTAAACCTGCAATTGCTATTGAAAAAGCTATTGCTAATTCAATTTTTGTTGAGATAAGACTAACTAAAAAATATCCCAAAGCTGTTAAAAGTGAACCTAGAAATAACCAAGTATAAGGGCTTATATTTTTTAGTTTAGATACTATAATTTGAGTGATTATAAAAACAACTCCAATTATAGATAAGATATATCCTGTAACTTTTGCTGCTTGTATTGCTTGGATATTAAATTTATCTAAAATATAAAAGCCTAAACAAACCTGAGAAGTAACAATACAAAACATAGTAAAAAATGAAGCAAGCATCGGTAGTCTAATTCTTTTATCAAAGAGTTTAAGAACTGTATCTTGGGTCTTTTCAATTTTTTTATTTGGTTCTAAAAATATTATTAGTACAAAAACAGCAATTAAAGGTAAAATAGCAGCTATATATAAAGGTACTGCTAAACCATAAATTGCTAAAACTCCCCCAATAATAGGCCCTAACACCATACCTATACCATTTGCAGCTCCGATACTTGCCATATATGAAGTTCTTTTTTGAATTTCTACTTTATCAGCAATTAGTGCATTTGAAACAGGAGGAATAGCTGAATAAAATACTCCTATCATAACTCTTGTAAAAATTAATACACCAAGACAGATTATTATACTAGGAGGTGTAATAACTGCATAATTTACAAAAAAAGCAAGTAATAAATATGAAAAAAAGAAACCAATACTTGCAAAAACTAAGATATTTTTTCTTCCGTAAAAATCACTTTTTTTACCCCAAAAACGAGATAACATAACCCAAGCAACTCCTGCAAGAGCAACCATAAGACCTGCATGCCATTCTTGTAAATTTAATTGTCTAATTATAGGACCAACCACAGCTAAAAAAGCCATCATAGATGAGGCACATAGTATAGTAATAATCATTAAAGGTTTAATCTCTTTCATTTATTTTTTCCTTTTTTATAATAAGTTCAATTTTTGTTGAAAGATACATTGAACATAAGCCAATAAAGGCACAAATCAATATTATTTTTTCATAGCCTATGATACCAGCCATAGAAACAGACATTGCGCTAAAAAATATTCCTGAAAACATATAAATACTATGTTGTATTGCAAATTGTGAAGCTGGAGATTTATTTGAAGATAAATCCATCATTAATGTTGTCATAAGGACTTGTGAAGGGGTATAAAATAAAAATACAAAACCAATTATAAACATCACAAGAAAATCATTTTCATGATGTTTAAAAATTAGTAAAAGCATTAAAATACCAACTATTTGCCCAATAGCAGCAATAATTAAAATATTTTTTTTACCAAATTTATTTATTAAAAATGAAGCTGCAAATGAGGCTAAAAAACCTATGCCATAACCTACTATATGAACAGTAAAACCTATTTTGTCCAAACTCCAGTTTAAATCTACTAATAAAGGAGTGGTCATACCAAAAGCTGAAGAGATAGTTGCAGGATAAAGAAGAAGTAAAATAAACCATAATTTCTTTTTTTTTGTTTTCCAAAAGTAAATATACTGCTTAAAATCAATTTTTTCAACAAAATTTGAATGTTTTATAGTTGGTTCTGAGTAAAAAAATATTTGAATAAGTGAAATAGCTGTAATTATTGTCATAATCATCATTGTATAATTCCAGTTAAGTTTAGAATAAAGTATAAGACCAACTCCTCCACCTAAAATCATACCAATTAATCCACCTGAGGCTTTAATTCCATTAATAAGTGAACGCTCTTTTTTAAAAGTTATTTTAAAAGCAAAGGCATCTAAAGCTATATTTTGTGAAGCTGCAAAAAAAGCAAAAAATATTGCTAGATAAATAATTAGATTTAAATTATCTTTTATATGCAAAATAGATATAAGAAAGAGTGTAATAACCATCAAAGATTGGAAAATAAGAATCCAACCTCGATAGTGACCCATTTTTTTAAAATATATTTTATCTATAAAAGGAGCCCATAAAAATCTAAATACCCAAAAAAGTCCAAGCATATAAATAAACCCAAGATTTTCTAAAGGAACTTTGTTTTGTCGTAAAATTCCTATAAAGGCTTCCATAAAAAAACCTAAACCTAAAAATTGGGTTGTATAAAGGCTAAATAATAAAAATAAAGTTGTCCAAGTTAGCTTTTTTTTCATTTATTACTACTTTTAACATTCCACTGTTTTACTCTTTGTTGTGCTTGAAACATTGCATAATATTTCCCTTGTTTTTCAAATAGTTCTTGATGTGTTCCTTTCTCTTTTAACTTTGCATTTTCAATAACTAAAATATTATCAGCGTGGGTAATAGTTGAAAGACGATGGGCTATTACAATTACAGTTTTATCTTTTATAAGTGCATCTAAAGCATTTTGAACAGCCACTTCACTTTGAGTATCAAGTGCTGAGGTAGGCTCATCTAGTATAACTATGGGAGCATCTTTTAAAATAGCTCTAGCTATGGAAATACGTTGTCTTTCTCCTCCACTTAAGCTTCCTCCTATTTCTCCTACTTTAGTATCGTAACCTTTTGGAAGTCTTGAAATAAACTCATGGCAAAATGCTGCTTTTGAAGCTTTTAAAACTTCTTTTTCACTAGCATTTGCTCTTCCCATACGAATATTATTTAAAATAGTATCATCAAAAAGATATACCTCTTGAAATACTACAGAGATATAGCTCATTAAAGTAGTTTGCTTCATATTTCTTATATCAACATTTCCTATTTTTATATTTCCTTCTTGGGGATTGGCATATCGCATAATTAGTTTTGTAATAGTTGTTTTTCCACTTCCAGAGGGACCTACAATTGCTGTAAGTGATTTATCTTGTATTTTTATACTTAGATTTTCCAATGCTTTTTGTTTTGTTCCTTCATAAGCAAAACTTACATTTTCAAATTCAATATCAAATTTACTAGGTTCTTTTATTGGCTGTTTTATAGAAAAATCTTTAACCTCTAAAAGTTTTTGAATATGCTTAAAAGAGGCTTCCATTATATCTAATACCCCAGTAACTGCTAAAAAATTTGCTAAAGGTTCAGATAATCTTCCTAAGATAATAAGTAAGGCTATTAGTGTTCCTATACTAAGTTGTGCATTTGCTATATATAGACTTCCTAAAGTTAATACAAATAAAAAGATAAACTCTATTAGTGTATTCATAATAATCATTGGAAAAGTTGAACCATAAACACCTTTTTTTTGTATTTCTCTTAAGTTTATAATAGATTTTTGAAGATTATTTGCATTTTTTCCCACTTGATTTACAGCTCTTAAAACGGGTAAGCCTTGGATATATTCAATAATATCTGCTTCAAGAGTTGCATGAGCATTTGCTCCTTGAGTTTTATCCCATTTTGTTTTTTTTCTACTCCAAGTATAAATAGGAATAGCTAGTGGAAAAGCAATAAGAAGAGCAAAAGCTAAACTTACATCTATAAAAAATGTAGCAATAATAATTACAATAGGTATAATAGCAACTTCAAAAAACATCCCTGAAACTATCCCCATATGAAGAATAGAATCATCAACATTTTGAGCTAATATTGAGTTTAGCTCTCCAGTTCTATATTTATATAAACTTTGAAGGGGCATAGTTTTTATCTTTTCTCCAAGTTTAACTCTAAGATTATGAGTTATTTCAATAATATCTTTTGAGTATTGAAACTGTGAACCCAACCATCTAAAAATAAAAGATACAATACTAAATATAGCAATTATTACTAAGTAAAATAAAGTCTCATTTAAATTAAACTCTTTTGAAAAAATATTATTTAATAGTGGAAAAAATAAAGTAAAAGCTAGCCCTTGAAAGACATAAGCAAAAATAAAAAATAAAAAACTTCTTTTTACTATATTTGCACTTTTACCTGCAATATCTAAAGTAATATTATATGACTGTTTAAATGAAGATACTTTTTCATTATTCATAAGATTCACCTTTTTCTAAATTCCATTTAGTAGATTTTTTGTAGTTATTCCAAAGTTTTTTATAAATTTTATTATTTTGCAAGAGTTCTTTATGTTTTCCACTTTCAACTATTTTACCTTTATCAAATACAATAATTTGATCAGCATCTTTAATAGTTGAAAGACGATGAGCTATCATTATTACAGTTTTATTGCTTGTTAAATTTGCTAAAGCTTTTACAATTTCTTCTTCATTTTCTGGGTCTGCAAATGCTGTAGCTTCATCCAATACTACAATAGGAGTATCTCTTAAAATAGCGCGTGCAATAGTAATACGCTGTTTTTGTCCACCTGAAAGATTTGCTCCTCTATCTCCTGCTTTAGTTTCATATCCTTTGGGTAAGGTTTCTATAAAGTCATGTATTTGAGCCAAACGTGCAGCATTAATTATTTCTTCTTTTGAAGCTTTAGGATTTGCTATTTTAATATTGTTGTAAATAGTATCTTGAAAAAGAAAAGTATCTTGAAATACAAAAGAAATGGTATTCATTAAAACTTCTGGGTTTATATCTTTTATATTTACTCCACCAATAGTTATCTCTCCACTAGTAACATCCCAAAACCTTGGTATTAGTTTTGCAATAGTACTTTTTCCTGCGCCACTTGGTCCCACAAGTGCCGTTACACTACCATTTGGTATTTTTAAATTTATATTTTTTAAGGCATAAGTTTCTACATTATCATATTTAAAAGATACTTTTTTAAACTCCATATAAAAATCTTTAGGAATTTGTGGCTTATTTGAGATACTAAGTGTAGGAATATCTAGTATTTCTTGAATCTTTAAAGCAGAAGCTTGAGATTTTTTTATAAAATTTTGAAGCCACATTATAGGCATCATAGCATCTGCCATTCCTGTACTTAAAAAAAGTGCAGTAATTAAGGCAAAAAGCCCTATTTGTGAACTATTTAAAAGAATTATGCCTGTTACTAAAACTGCTAAAAGTGTAGGAAGAGGGCTTAGAATTATCATTCCAAGTTTTGCAGGAGTTGCACTTATTTTCATCCAATTATTTAAGTTTTCTTTATAAGAAAGAAGTGCTTTATTATACCTTCTAAAAGAGCTTGTTCCATCATCAAAAGTACGAACTACCATCATAGCTTGCGTAAATTCTATTACAGCTTTATTTATATCATTTTGGCTTTGGTCATACTTTTTTCTTAACTCTTCTGAATCTCTCATTGCATAAGCCATAGCAATAAATCCAAGAATTAAAATAGAAATACTAGCAAAAGCCAATCTATAATCAATTACTAAAAGAATTATTAGTGTTGTAATAGGAGCAACTATACTTTTTGCTATCATTGGAGTACTATCAGCTACAAAAGTATGTAATGCTTTTACATCATTTTGTATTACTTTTTTAAGTGTCCCTGAACCATTTGAGATAATATATCCTAAAGGAACTTCTGCTAAATGTTGCGCAAGATTGGTTCTTAAAATCTGCTCTAACCTAAAAGCTGCTAAATGGGAAACTACAAAAGCATAAAATCTTGATAAAAAAGCAATTGTTGTCATTATTGCTAGCAATACAATAGTATTAAAAAGATTAAGTTTAATTCCGAAAATCTCCAAAGCCGTTCCTTGCATAATATTACTTAAGCTTAAAGATAAAACTATTAGTGTTGCAATTAAACTTAAAGCTGCAAATGCTGATAAAAGCATGGCTATTTGTATTTTAAACATTACAGGTTTCATAATAACCCAAAGACCATATTTTTTTTGTTTATTCATAAATAAATTCCTAAAATTTTGATTTTTAATTATATAGATATTGATAAAAGCTATCAATATCTATTTTATTTTTAAAGGATTATTTTTTTATATAAAAGTATTTTTTGTAGATTATGGCTCTCTTGATTTTTATAAGAGAGAATAATATTACAATTAAGGTATTTTAAAAAGTGTATTTAACCCCTATACCAAATCTTCTTGGTTCATTAAAACCTACCCAAGCAGTACCTGGTTTAGACATATATGAAGTAATATAATCTTCATTTGTTATATTTGTAATATAGCCGTAAATATCAAAGTTTTTAGTTTTATAACCAACTTTTGCATTTGAAGTAATACCTCCATTGGCTTCAACTAAGTTATCATTATCCGCCCCATCAATATAAGTAGTTTTACCTCTTGCAAAAATATCAACTCTTCCATAAAGACCTTTTTCTTGAAGATAAGCAAGACCTAAACTTGCTGTATATCTAGGAGTAGTCTCTATTTTTTCTCCATCATATTTTCTAGTACCATTATCATAATCATCATATTTAGCATCAATTAATCCTACTGCTGCTGAAAGTTGAAGCTTATCAGTTATAAAGTATGTTCCATCTATTTCTATACCTTGTGAGTGAGCTTTATTTGCATTACTTGTTGCAAATAATGTTCCTTGCATTAATTGTTTATAAACATGAATATCTTTTATATCCATTCTAAAAATAGAAATATTAATATTATAATCTTCTGCTAAATGTTTTAATCCAATTTCATAATTTGTTGATTTTTGAGCTTCAAAGCTATTATCTTTACTTTTATTATTTGAAGGATAGTAGTTAAACCCTCCTGGCATATAACCTTTTGAAATAGAAACATAAGTTGAAGTGTTTTCATTTAGATAATACATTAATGCCACTTTGGGTAAAAAAGTATTCCAAGTTTTTTCATCAATATAATTTACATCTGGATTTGAAACTCCTGCCCAACTTGATTTTGCTGTAACATCAATCTCTTTTTTTATTCTTTGGTATCGTCCACCTAAAGTTAGTTCAAAATCTTCACCTAAAGGAATCATTGTTTGAGCAAAAATAGCTGCTGTTTTACTTTTTGAGTTTGAATTAGCATTTCCTATATATACAGAACCATAATAAAGTTGCTCTGCGCCATATGGACCTTGATGTCTATCTTCTTTGTCAAAGTAAAGCCCAGTTATCCATTTTATATCTTGATTTTTACTTGAAACTCTTAATTCTTGTGTCCATGTATCAAGTTCTGTATAATTGAACTGTCTTAAGTCATCACTTAAGTTATTAGCCAAATTATCTGTATCATAATCTCCATCAAAATCTACTTTTTTATGTGTTGTTGTTGATTCAAGTTTTACTTTTTCTAGGTCATAGTTTAAATTTAAACTTTGAGATTTAACTTTTGTTCTTTCATAAGTAGGAACATCAAAACTTACATTTTTAGCATCTTTACGTTTTAAATTATTTATTTTTATAGTAGGATTTGCACCATAACCATCCATAAAATACTCTTTTTCATAATTATCTGTTAAAACAAACTTTGCTGAAAGATTATCTGTTGGTTTATAAAGTAAAAAACCATTTGTTTTTCTCTCTCTTTTTTTATTTGCATCTTTATTCATACCTGAGTAATGATTTGTAATCCAGCCATCATCTGATTTAAAAGAGCCATTAATTCCTGCATAAAGTTTATTATCTATAATTGCTCCACTTGTATTTAAAGAAGTTTTATAAAGATTGTCTTCTCCATACTCCATTAAGGCACTTCCACTCCATTGATTTGTAGGAGTTTTTGTTATAATATTAATAACTCCTCCAATGGCATCTTTACCATATAGTGTCCCTTGTGGTCCTCTTAATATTTCAATTTGTTCAACATTTTCTAGTGAGGGATTAAAATCATATCTATCATAATATGGTACTCCATCAATATATATAACAATAGGATTGTTATTTGTAAACATAGATGAGTTTAATCCTCTAAAAGAACTCATTCCTCCATTTAAAGAGTTTTGAAAATTCATATTTGGAATTTCTTTTATCACTTCTGATATTTTTTTTATACCTTTATTTTCTAATTGTTCATCTGTTATAACTGTAATACTTTGAGGTACATCAATTATATTTTCTTCAATTTTATTTGCAGTTACAGTAACAGCTTCAAAATTTGTGTGTGTTTTATCTTTGCTATGTGCATAAGCAATAGAAGTTAGAAGTAAACTTGATAGTACAAAACTAATTGTTTTTTTCATTTTGTTTCCTTATATTATCTAAAGTAAATTTAAGATAATATTATAATGATAATGATAATTAATTGTAATATATTTTTTAATAGTTTAGGATTAATTTTTAATTTTGAGGGATTAAATGTCATATAGAATAAATAGTAGTGATTATGAAGATTTTTTATTAAGTACAAATAGATGTAATTGTTGGCAACACAATCTTCCAAATAATTTGGGAATTATACAAAGTAATAAAGATATTATTGAAGATAATATTTTTATGTTTAAAACAAATGCTTTAGTAAATAATAAATTAGAAGTTAATTCTTTTTCTAAAGTTTTAGGACTTTGTATAGCAATAAATCTTGGAGATGATGTTGTATATGTAGATAAAAGCAATAACTCAAAACTTCTTTTTAAAAAAGATGAACTATTAATAAAGTATATAAATAGTTATGAAGGCTCAATTATTTTTAATAATTTAACAAAAACAAAGTCACTTTGTCTTGTAATTAGAGATGAGTTTTTAGAAAAATATTTCTTTAAAAAGTTTAAAAATGAAGAGATATTAAAAAGAAATTTTAAAAATCATATCTCTACAAATATTAAAAAATCTTTAGCAAGTTATAAAACAAAAATTTTAGCAAATGAGCTATATGAATCTCCTTTTAAAGGTGAACTAGATACTTTATATCTTCAAAGTAAGGCTTATGAGATTATTTATAATGAGTTTAAAGATTTATTTAGTTTAAATAGTAGTATTTGTACTTGCAAAAATGTAAAATTTAATTCACAAGATATTGATTCACTAAAAAGAGCAAAAGAGTTAATTCAAAGTTCTCAAAAAGTTTATTCAATTAGTGATTTAAGTAAAGAAGTTGCCTTAAATGAGTTTAAATTAAAACTTGGATTTAAAGAGTTATTTGCTACTACTCCTGGAAGTTTAGTATTAGAAGCAAGGATGCAAAAAGCAAAAGCTTTATTAATTACAGGGGATTATAATATTGCTGAGGTTTCAAGTATTGTGGGATATAAACATCAGCAAAGTTTTTCTGTTGCTTTTACAAAATACTTTAAAATTAATCCAAAAGAGTTGTTGAAAAATAATAAATATTACTTTTATTAAGAAGTTAGTTTCTAACTTCTTAATTGTTGTAAAATAGATTTTGCTTTTGATTTAGAGTAGGGGTTATTTACTACTTGCTCTAAAGTTTTAATACTATCTTTTTTATTATCAAGTTCATAATAACATAAGGCTTTTAAAATATTTTTTTCACCATCAACTTTACTATTTTTAATTGTTTTTATACTATTTAAAACCTCTAGGCTTTTATCAAACTGATGTTTATTGTAATATAAGTTTGCAAGTAAAAATTGATATTTTTCTTCTTTAAACTCTGAATTTTCAAGTTTATTTATAGCTTTTTGTATCTGTTTTGAGTTTATATAACTTGAAACCAAAATTTCAAAAATCTTTTTATCTTCTTTTATTAGATTTTCTTTTACAGCTTTTGCTAGTAATAATGAGGCTTTATTATAAACTTCATTTTGAAGTAAAATATTTATAAAGTATAAGATATTATCTTTTTTTGTTAAAACTGAATTTTTAAAAGCAAGCTCTAATGTGGATAAAGATTTTTTTAGTTGATTAGTTTGTTGATATAAAGAGGCTAATTGTACCCAATACTCCTCTTTTGTATTAAAAAGCTTAACCATTGTTTTCATAACTTCAATACCATTTTTATAATCTTTTAATTCTATATAAGAAGAGTATAGGATTTTGTACCATGATTCATCAATTTTTTGTTTTGTTTGAAAATATAGTTTTGAGTATTCAATACTTTTTTTGTAGTTTTTATCATAATAGTAAGCTAAAATTAGATTTTCATAAATATCTTCTTTTTTAATTACTTTGCTATTTAAAAGTTCAAGTGAAAGTTTTAAACTCTTATTATATTTCATAGATGAAAGATAGATTTTTCCTAAAGAGTATTTTATACTATGGATATTTTTCTCTTCAAAAGCATTTAATTTAATAATCTCTTCATAAGCTTTTTCTACTTTTTCATATTGATTATTATAAATATGAATATTTGCTAAAGTTTGAAGAATAAAAGATTTTTCATAATCATTTTTCTTTTGTTTTAATAACTCTTCTAAAATAGTTTTAGCAAGTTTATAATCTTGTTTATCCATTAATTTTTGAGCTTTAATTAACTCATCATAAGTTTTTTGTGACATACTAGGCTTTGCCCAAAGAGGGCAACTTGCCAATAAAAGTATTAAAATTAATTTTTTCATTGTACTAACCTAAAATTAAAAGTAATTGTTGCATTTTTAAAAGTGCCTTCTATATCATCTTTTGAAGGTTTAAACCTCCATTTTTTAATAGCATTTATAGACTCTTCTTCAAATACACCTTTTGGTTTTG
This genomic window contains:
- a CDS encoding amino acid ABC transporter substrate-binding protein, with product MNKIILTFLTILTFLFVGCGENNSTQTNEKKVIKVGTSGGYFPFTFYENDQLKGFEIDVWNAIGEKLGATIEFKTAKFSGLFGMLETGKIDTISNQITTTPQRLEKYYFATPYVYDGAQIIVHKDNNEIKSFEDLKGKKVGVTLGTNYAQIVKSLDKNDEVTLITYEGNGFEQDVKLKRIDAFVQDRISAVELIKKANLPLKIVGEPLEILTNSFPFVKNEANKALLEEVNKAIEELKKDGTLKNISVKWFDTNITEK
- a CDS encoding manganese efflux pump MntP; its protein translation is MLEVFILAVALSMDAFAVSIGLGIKNSKNLKTLAFKAGVYFGFFQALMPFIGYIGGVGLKDIIKDFDYWIAFFILQIIGSKMIYEAFYENIEKQIKVISNKVLFTLAIATSIDALATGFTLHLFSLNIYISLLLIGIITFIFSFLGVFIGSKGNAKYEKKAEIFGGVILIVIGFKILFKNITIF
- a CDS encoding MFS transporter; amino-acid sequence: MKEIKPLMIITILCASSMMAFLAVVGPIIRQLNLQEWHAGLMVALAGVAWVMLSRFWGKKSDFYGRKNILVFASIGFFFSYLLLAFFVNYAVITPPSIIICLGVLIFTRVMIGVFYSAIPPVSNALIADKVEIQKRTSYMASIGAANGIGMVLGPIIGGVLAIYGLAVPLYIAAILPLIAVFVLIIFLEPNKKIEKTQDTVLKLFDKRIRLPMLASFFTMFCIVTSQVCLGFYILDKFNIQAIQAAKVTGYILSIIGVVFIITQIIVSKLKNISPYTWLFLGSLLTALGYFLVSLISTKIELAIAFSIAIAGLGMIMPAFMAITANNVEAHEQGVAAGTVSASQGLGIIIGPLFSTILYEVNPTYPFIFCSIIFLVLTFVSFSYRKKEVLVC
- a CDS encoding MFS transporter, whose translation is MKKKLTWTTLFLLFSLYTTQFLGLGFFMEAFIGILRQNKVPLENLGFIYMLGLFWVFRFLWAPFIDKIYFKKMGHYRGWILIFQSLMVITLFLISILHIKDNLNLIIYLAIFFAFFAASQNIALDAFAFKITFKKERSLINGIKASGGLIGMILGGGVGLILYSKLNWNYTMMIMTIITAISLIQIFFYSEPTIKHSNFVEKIDFKQYIYFWKTKKKKLWFILLLLYPATISSAFGMTTPLLVDLNWSLDKIGFTVHIVGYGIGFLASFAASFLINKFGKKNILIIAAIGQIVGILMLLLIFKHHENDFLVMFIIGFVFLFYTPSQVLMTTLMMDLSSNKSPASQFAIQHSIYMFSGIFFSAMSVSMAGIIGYEKIILICAFIGLCSMYLSTKIELIIKKEKINERD
- a CDS encoding ABC transporter ATP-binding protein; translation: MNNEKVSSFKQSYNITLDIAGKSANIVKRSFLFFIFAYVFQGLAFTLFFPLLNNIFSKEFNLNETLFYLVIIAIFSIVSFIFRWLGSQFQYSKDIIEITHNLRVKLGEKIKTMPLQSLYKYRTGELNSILAQNVDDSILHMGIVSGMFFEVAIIPIVIIIATFFIDVSLAFALLIAFPLAIPIYTWSRKKTKWDKTQGANAHATLEADIIEYIQGLPVLRAVNQVGKNANNLQKSIINLREIQKKGVYGSTFPMIIMNTLIEFIFLFVLTLGSLYIANAQLSIGTLIALLIILGRLSEPLANFLAVTGVLDIMEASFKHIQKLLEVKDFSIKQPIKEPSKFDIEFENVSFAYEGTKQKALENLSIKIQDKSLTAIVGPSGSGKTTITKLIMRYANPQEGNIKIGNVDIRNMKQTTLMSYISVVFQEVYLFDDTILNNIRMGRANASEKEVLKASKAAFCHEFISRLPKGYDTKVGEIGGSLSGGERQRISIARAILKDAPIVILDEPTSALDTQSEVAVQNALDALIKDKTVIVIAHRLSTITHADNILVIENAKLKEKGTHQELFEKQGKYYAMFQAQQRVKQWNVKSSNK
- a CDS encoding ABC transporter ATP-binding protein, with amino-acid sequence MNKQKKYGLWVIMKPVMFKIQIAMLLSAFAALSLIATLIVLSLSLSNIMQGTALEIFGIKLNLFNTIVLLAIMTTIAFLSRFYAFVVSHLAAFRLEQILRTNLAQHLAEVPLGYIISNGSGTLKKVIQNDVKALHTFVADSTPMIAKSIVAPITTLIILLVIDYRLAFASISILILGFIAMAYAMRDSEELRKKYDQSQNDINKAVIEFTQAMMVVRTFDDGTSSFRRYNKALLSYKENLNNWMKISATPAKLGMIILSPLPTLLAVLVTGIILLNSSQIGLFALITALFLSTGMADAMMPIMWLQNFIKKSQASALKIQEILDIPTLSISNKPQIPKDFYMEFKKVSFKYDNVETYALKNINLKIPNGSVTALVGPSGAGKSTIAKLIPRFWDVTSGEITIGGVNIKDINPEVLMNTISFVFQDTFLFQDTIYNNIKIANPKASKEEIINAARLAQIHDFIETLPKGYETKAGDRGANLSGGQKQRITIARAILRDTPIVVLDEATAFADPENEEEIVKALANLTSNKTVIMIAHRLSTIKDADQIIVFDKGKIVESGKHKELLQNNKIYKKLWNNYKKSTKWNLEKGESYE
- a CDS encoding TonB-dependent receptor yields the protein MKKTISFVLSSLLLTSIAYAHSKDKTHTNFEAVTVTANKIEENIIDVPQSITVITDEQLENKGIKKISEVIKEIPNMNFQNSLNGGMSSFRGLNSSMFTNNNPIVIYIDGVPYYDRYDFNPSLENVEQIEILRGPQGTLYGKDAIGGVINIITKTPTNQWSGSALMEYGEDNLYKTSLNTSGAIIDNKLYAGINGSFKSDDGWITNHYSGMNKDANKKRERKTNGFLLYKPTDNLSAKFVLTDNYEKEYFMDGYGANPTIKINNLKRKDAKNVSFDVPTYERTKVKSQSLNLNYDLEKVKLESTTTHKKVDFDGDYDTDNLANNLSDDLRQFNYTELDTWTQELRVSSKNQDIKWITGLYFDKEDRHQGPYGAEQLYYGSVYIGNANSNSKSKTAAIFAQTMIPLGEDFELTLGGRYQRIKKEIDVTAKSSWAGVSNPDVNYIDEKTWNTFLPKVALMYYLNENTSTYVSISKGYMPGGFNYYPSNNKSKDNSFEAQKSTNYEIGLKHLAEDYNINISIFRMDIKDIHVYKQLMQGTLFATSNANKAHSQGIEIDGTYFITDKLQLSAAVGLIDAKYDDYDNGTRKYDGEKIETTPRYTASLGLAYLQEKGLYGRVDIFARGKTTYIDGADNDNLVEANGGITSNAKVGYKTKNFDIYGYITNITNEDYITSYMSKPGTAWVGFNEPRRFGIGVKYTF
- a CDS encoding helix-turn-helix transcriptional regulator: MSYRINSSDYEDFLLSTNRCNCWQHNLPNNLGIIQSNKDIIEDNIFMFKTNALVNNKLEVNSFSKVLGLCIAINLGDDVVYVDKSNNSKLLFKKDELLIKYINSYEGSIIFNNLTKTKSLCLVIRDEFLEKYFFKKFKNEEILKRNFKNHISTNIKKSLASYKTKILANELYESPFKGELDTLYLQSKAYEIIYNEFKDLFSLNSSICTCKNVKFNSQDIDSLKRAKELIQSSQKVYSISDLSKEVALNEFKLKLGFKELFATTPGSLVLEARMQKAKALLITGDYNIAEVSSIVGYKHQQSFSVAFTKYFKINPKELLKNNKYYFY